A genome region from Bdellovibrionota bacterium includes the following:
- a CDS encoding ATP-binding protein, whose product MERYLRPFLEQHLVELRQMVFLTGPRQIGKTTLAKSLLERSVPGRNYFNWDLPDHRKKLLSEIFPGKTILPKERICFDEIHKYKRWKNTLKGLFDTHEPDAHWIVTGSAALNVYRRGQDSLLGRHFTYHLLPLSVGELVANSTQIRSLDDLTKGEFDSRSKSHQEAFEDLLERGGFPEPFIHDSPRFLRQWRISRLERLLNQDLAQTENLRQMSLVENLMFLLPERVGSPLSINSLREDLEVHFVTVKHWIDLLERLFYGFRIGTYAEKRSRMLKKESKFYLWDWTEIAKPGIRFENLVAVHLLKYVLFRNEIEGEELVLNYIKDREKREIDFVLGNRRNPILGIECKSSEPHHLNSLSYFARRLGLQRLLVLTKEPGDIKRIRHRETTIDILPASTFLATLV is encoded by the coding sequence GTGGAGCGTTATCTTCGCCCCTTTTTGGAACAGCATCTGGTCGAACTTCGCCAAATGGTATTTCTGACGGGTCCCCGCCAGATCGGGAAAACCACGCTGGCGAAATCGCTTCTTGAGAGGTCGGTTCCAGGCCGAAACTATTTCAACTGGGACCTTCCCGACCATCGCAAGAAGCTCCTGTCGGAGATTTTCCCGGGAAAGACCATCTTGCCCAAAGAACGGATCTGTTTTGACGAGATTCATAAATACAAGCGATGGAAGAATACGCTTAAAGGACTTTTCGACACCCATGAACCGGATGCCCATTGGATTGTTACCGGAAGCGCCGCACTCAATGTCTATCGACGCGGGCAGGATTCTCTGCTGGGACGTCATTTCACCTATCACCTCCTCCCGTTAAGTGTCGGTGAGCTGGTGGCGAATTCGACTCAGATTCGATCGCTGGATGACTTAACAAAAGGGGAGTTCGATTCGCGATCCAAGTCTCACCAAGAGGCCTTCGAGGATCTTTTGGAACGAGGCGGATTTCCGGAGCCGTTTATCCATGACAGCCCTAGGTTCCTCCGCCAGTGGCGAATCAGCCGCTTGGAGCGGTTGCTGAATCAAGATCTGGCTCAAACAGAAAACCTCCGCCAGATGAGCCTTGTGGAAAATCTCATGTTCCTCCTTCCCGAGCGAGTCGGGAGCCCTCTTTCTATCAATTCGCTTCGGGAAGATCTGGAAGTGCACTTTGTAACGGTAAAACATTGGATCGACCTTCTGGAACGATTGTTCTATGGATTTCGAATCGGTACGTACGCCGAAAAGAGGAGCCGAATGTTGAAGAAGGAATCAAAATTCTATCTTTGGGATTGGACCGAGATTGCGAAACCTGGAATTCGATTCGAAAACCTTGTCGCGGTTCATCTGCTGAAATACGTGTTGTTCCGAAACGAAATCGAGGGAGAGGAATTGGTGCTAAACTATATCAAGGACCGGGAAAAGAGAGAGATCGACTTCGTTCTCGGCAACCGAAGAAACCCGATCCTAGGGATCGAGTGCAAGAGCTCCGAACCGCACCACCTCAATTCTCTTAGTTACTTTGCCCGGCGTCTCGGCCTCCAACGGTTGCTCGTTCTTACGAAAGAACCGGGAGATATCAAGAGGATCCGCCATCGGGAGACCACAATTGATATACTCCCCGCGTCTACTTTTCTAGCGACTTTGGTGTAA